The following are from one region of the Paenibacillus sp. KS-LC4 genome:
- a CDS encoding DNA-formamidopyrimidine glycosylase family protein, translating to MPELPEIENYRVLLTERLAGDRITGVQVLQEKLLNVSAEQFDEALTNRTIWFVERRGKHLLLHLDNGKRLLAQLDAGAALFYGQGDERPQREAQIVIQLEKGSLYVSGMRQGFVHLLSVKETAQVLAELGPDPFDKRLTLEKFTQLFRKKRGALKAALADQQVISGIGSYYADEIAYAAAVRPDIKIPLIQEEAWKRLYEAMHAVLKEAAGKGGSVEQPLTMDDSLTGGYYTQRRVYERAGEACGTCGTPIEVVGTAARKAFVCPSCQTEQEES from the coding sequence ATGCCGGAATTGCCGGAAATAGAAAATTATCGCGTATTATTAACAGAACGGCTCGCAGGAGACCGAATTACAGGCGTGCAGGTGCTGCAAGAGAAGCTTCTAAATGTTTCTGCTGAGCAGTTTGACGAGGCGCTTACGAATAGAACGATCTGGTTTGTTGAGCGCCGTGGCAAGCATCTGCTGCTGCATCTTGATAACGGCAAACGTTTGCTTGCGCAGCTCGATGCTGGTGCGGCGCTGTTTTATGGGCAAGGCGATGAACGCCCGCAGCGCGAGGCGCAAATTGTCATTCAATTGGAAAAGGGAAGCCTTTATGTTTCAGGTATGCGTCAGGGCTTCGTGCATCTATTATCAGTAAAGGAAACTGCGCAGGTGCTGGCAGAGCTCGGGCCAGATCCTTTCGATAAGAGGCTGACGCTTGAAAAGTTTACCCAGTTGTTCCGTAAAAAACGCGGAGCACTAAAGGCCGCACTGGCTGATCAGCAGGTAATCAGTGGAATCGGCTCCTATTATGCCGATGAGATTGCATATGCTGCCGCTGTTCGCCCGGATATCAAAATTCCGCTTATTCAGGAAGAGGCATGGAAGCGTCTTTATGAGGCGATGCACGCCGTACTGAAAGAAGCGGCCGGTAAGGGAGGCAGCGTGGAGCAGCCACTTACGATGGATGACAGCCTGACAGGCGGCTATTACACACAGCGACGTGTCTATGAGCGTGCGGGGGAAGCATGCGGTACTTGCGGTACCCCAATTGAAGTTGTCGGTACTGCTGCACGCAAGGCATTTGTATGTCCTTCCTGCCAAACGGAGCAAGAGGAAAGCTAA
- a CDS encoding histidine kinase — protein sequence MRALYANLRIKHKLFLLLSAVLLTVAVLGGVLQTYAFDIYDQKIYEQSAKALSLSAVSIENELRKIEQLSYTIATDTKVQEYLRTIKSGGTEYDNYVLQVNIQDRVVNLGGLDKYIHSVQLYDVHDKAYAIGVRTINLSRERLERLKLETKRNEGGNTWVAPGENDSALSAAREIRSYKNLDMDYLGTIVVRVDAVKLFHDLSAGLDSSGANMMIARGAELIYPDNAIFPIEELVSLTAGTSGYRIMEREGNSFFVTYVASNRMNWHYYTIISFDDIFRNLVGVKNFVIAAFGLLFIISGIFALRVANGITKPIERLNANMKRIQQGYFDYVEAPAERALAMDEVGQMQRNFRIMVERINELIHENYVKQLAIKDTQYKALQANINPHFLYNTLDSINWSAKMSNQLQISQMVEALGSLLRTSINLKESIIPLRTELEIVNHYITIQTFRFEERLDFKLDVPAELLTCGLPKLALQPLIENAIHYGLEEMVDTCTISIQAYTEEDYLYIVVRDNGPGMEQAYADKLLSGEARAKGTGLGLRNIDERIKLLYGEEYGLHVSSQPKEGAAVSLKLPYERKD from the coding sequence ATGAGAGCGCTTTATGCGAATTTGCGTATTAAACATAAGCTGTTTCTTCTCCTCTCCGCCGTTCTCCTAACCGTTGCGGTTCTTGGCGGCGTACTTCAGACATATGCCTTCGACATCTACGATCAGAAAATCTATGAGCAATCTGCCAAAGCGTTAAGTCTCTCTGCTGTAAGCATTGAGAATGAGCTTCGAAAAATCGAGCAATTGTCCTATACGATAGCAACAGACACCAAGGTACAGGAATATTTGCGGACCATTAAGAGCGGTGGAACGGAATACGATAATTACGTGCTTCAAGTCAATATTCAGGATCGCGTCGTTAATTTGGGTGGTTTGGATAAATATATTCATTCCGTTCAGCTATATGATGTGCATGACAAGGCATATGCAATCGGTGTACGAACGATAAATTTATCCCGTGAAAGACTAGAGCGGCTTAAGCTGGAGACGAAGCGAAATGAAGGGGGCAATACATGGGTGGCGCCTGGTGAAAATGACAGTGCATTGTCGGCTGCCCGTGAAATTCGCAGCTATAAAAATTTGGATATGGATTATTTAGGCACCATTGTTGTGCGTGTGGATGCGGTTAAGCTGTTTCATGACTTGTCAGCCGGACTTGACAGCAGTGGAGCCAATATGATGATTGCCAGAGGTGCGGAACTTATATATCCGGACAATGCTATTTTTCCCATTGAAGAGCTTGTAAGTTTGACAGCGGGCACCAGCGGATACCGCATTATGGAGCGTGAGGGCAATTCCTTTTTTGTCACCTATGTCGCCTCCAATCGAATGAATTGGCATTATTATACAATTATCTCGTTTGATGATATTTTTCGCAATTTGGTAGGGGTCAAAAATTTCGTTATTGCGGCCTTTGGCTTGCTGTTTATTATATCGGGCATATTCGCGCTGAGGGTTGCTAATGGCATCACCAAGCCGATTGAACGGCTTAACGCCAATATGAAACGCATTCAACAGGGGTATTTTGATTATGTCGAGGCCCCGGCGGAGCGGGCGCTTGCAATGGATGAGGTTGGCCAAATGCAGCGAAACTTCCGTATTATGGTCGAGCGAATTAATGAGCTCATTCATGAAAACTATGTCAAGCAGCTCGCAATCAAGGATACGCAGTACAAGGCGTTGCAGGCGAACATTAATCCGCATTTTTTGTATAATACACTGGATTCAATTAATTGGAGCGCTAAAATGAGCAATCAGCTGCAAATTTCACAAATGGTGGAGGCGCTCGGCTCCTTGCTTCGTACGTCGATTAACCTGAAAGAGTCGATTATTCCACTGCGGACGGAGCTGGAAATTGTCAATCATTACATTACGATTCAAACGTTTCGCTTTGAGGAACGCCTTGATTTCAAGCTTGATGTTCCGGCTGAGCTGCTCACTTGTGGCTTGCCGAAGCTGGCGCTGCAGCCGCTAATTGAAAATGCCATTCATTATGGATTGGAAGAAATGGTTGACACCTGTACCATTAGCATTCAGGCTTATACAGAGGAAGATTACCTGTACATCGTTGTACGGGATAACGGGCCTGGCATGGAGCAGGCGTATGCCGATAAGCTGTTAAGCGGCGAAGCGAGGGCGAAAGGAACCGGGCTTGGGCTGCGAAATATTGATGAGCGAATTAAGCTGCTGTATGGTGAGGAATATGGCCTTCATGTGAGCAGCCAGCCGAAGGAAGGGGCGGCAGTCAGCTTGAAGCTGCCTTACGAAAGGAAGGATTAG
- a CDS encoding ribonuclease H-like domain-containing protein: MSSLRERMNRLRSSATGAVSSTGGAPAGAGEPLSREPELEVTIEGSLETIIEDNKETNLLANSKANELDASHTASSDGAVSQSATEETEAGPEQLPESWLAMGVKLKTNEVGTFLLREVKYAAAHQHGIHRLSELKEASKGLSAFHGDQISAEHLLILDLETTGLGVGTGNVPFMVGIAYWQEQQFIVEQALIRHPAEERAMLAYLKEKLTTYAYLVTYNGRTFDWPVMLNRFILNGFGSKVWAPLHLDFLHPARSIWRNTLASCRLSHVEEERLGIERVDDVPGSLAPQLYFQYLADQNPEPLAGVFRHNEIDMLSLASLAIRFGHLLCGEAGRGPLPMPEEPEEIVRTGLWLEKMGQAEKAERLFSVAEQHPGMTLNALLLLAARDKKAGNWRRAVLLWQKAVMLPLKFGASDDSAFIELAMYYEHKLKDYESALLYADEALQMALSHPLRGRQTAKQRAELAELRKRTLRLQGKIGRKLGNHGT, translated from the coding sequence ATGAGCAGTTTGCGAGAGCGAATGAATCGCCTGCGCAGCAGCGCAACTGGAGCGGTTAGCAGCACAGGAGGAGCACCGGCGGGTGCAGGGGAGCCGCTCTCTCGAGAGCCTGAGTTAGAAGTCACTATAGAAGGCTCCCTAGAAACCATAATAGAAGATAATAAAGAAACCAACCTACTAGCCAATAGCAAAGCTAATGAACTTGACGCTTCCCATACTGCCAGTTCGGATGGCGCTGTTTCACAATCAGCAACAGAAGAAACAGAAGCAGGCCCCGAGCAGCTTCCCGAGAGCTGGCTTGCTATGGGAGTCAAGCTGAAAACCAATGAAGTCGGCACCTTCTTGCTGCGTGAAGTGAAGTATGCCGCCGCTCATCAGCATGGCATTCACCGACTCTCGGAGCTTAAGGAGGCGAGCAAAGGGCTATCTGCTTTTCACGGGGATCAGATTAGCGCAGAGCACCTGCTCATTCTGGATTTGGAGACGACCGGCCTTGGGGTCGGGACGGGAAATGTGCCGTTTATGGTCGGCATCGCCTACTGGCAGGAACAGCAGTTCATCGTAGAGCAGGCGTTAATTCGCCATCCGGCTGAGGAGCGAGCTATGCTCGCCTATTTGAAGGAGAAGCTGACGACCTATGCGTATTTAGTAACGTACAATGGAAGAACATTTGATTGGCCCGTTATGCTGAACCGCTTTATTTTGAATGGCTTTGGCAGCAAAGTGTGGGCGCCGCTACATCTGGATTTTCTTCATCCTGCGCGAAGCATTTGGCGCAATACACTTGCATCTTGTAGGCTCAGTCATGTGGAGGAAGAGCGGCTTGGCATCGAACGCGTGGATGATGTGCCGGGCTCGCTTGCCCCGCAGCTGTATTTTCAATATTTAGCCGATCAAAACCCGGAGCCGCTGGCAGGTGTATTCCGCCATAATGAAATCGACATGCTCTCGCTTGCAAGCTTGGCGATCCGTTTTGGGCATTTACTATGCGGTGAAGCTGGCCGCGGCCCCCTTCCGATGCCGGAAGAGCCAGAGGAAATCGTTCGAACAGGACTATGGCTGGAGAAGATGGGACAGGCGGAGAAGGCAGAACGCCTATTCTCGGTGGCGGAGCAGCATCCAGGCATGACGCTTAATGCTTTGCTGCTGCTCGCTGCGCGTGACAAGAAGGCTGGAAATTGGCGGCGAGCTGTGTTATTGTGGCAGAAGGCTGTAATGTTGCCGCTCAAATTTGGGGCAAGCGACGACAGTGCCTTTATCGAGCTCGCTATGTATTACGAACATAAGCTGAAAGATTATGAGTCGGCTTTATTATATGCGGACGAAGCGCTGCAGATGGCGCTTAGCCATCCGCTTCGGGGGCGTCAGACTGCCAAGCAGCGGGCGGAGCTTGCAGAGCTTCGCAAGCGAACATTGCGCTTGCAGGGCAAGATAGGAAGGAAGCTGGGGAATCATGGGACATAA
- a CDS encoding cyclic-phosphate processing receiver domain-containing protein, with protein sequence MIHLFLDDYRHCPKGFVLALNAEQCKQIIDTEDIDILSLDYDLGWNQDTGAEVVRHMVSTGRYPRQVFLHTSSAAGRVQMYQMLYAHAPKETKVHNGPMPFSLLEEIASL encoded by the coding sequence ATGATTCATCTTTTTTTAGACGATTACAGGCATTGCCCAAAAGGGTTTGTTCTTGCTTTGAATGCTGAGCAATGCAAGCAAATTATTGATACAGAAGACATTGATATTTTATCTCTTGATTATGACTTGGGCTGGAACCAGGATACGGGTGCAGAGGTTGTTCGCCATATGGTGAGCACGGGACGTTATCCGAGGCAGGTATTTCTGCACACCTCCAGCGCGGCAGGGCGGGTACAAATGTACCAGATGCTGTACGCCCATGCACCGAAGGAAACGAAAGTGCATAATGGGCCGATGCCGTTCTCGCTGCTGGAGGAAATTGCTTCATTGTAA
- a CDS encoding response regulator yields the protein MLLVDDERIILEGISQIVPWASSGAELIGTARNGLEALTFIEEQQPDIIISDIKMPGMDGLQLVERVKELYPQIAFILLSGFSEFDYARTAMTYGVKHYLLKPCNETKITEALTEVIEELQSQLTQHQFVQTIQNELTRVLPHAKAQFLKELVTNKTYGKRDWDTYRRMFHITHETLPIRLILMQVEGMFEYEHIFALTNIAEEKLGEEIVLLSTTIGRHVLLLIQETEQQEQLFARLSGMKGTFTDFYKLETTIAVSGAGEITDARKMYRETLECLNFRFHVGEGAIITPQDLSTAAAERLSSFDYDEEQLGMELKAGNWEAASEELGRFFQLLADQRMDTVLTKSYVIPFFVSIARQSAPERLNDYLQMLARLDELETLKAIEAFVIQAAKDICEANFDSFSSKQSTVIKRMIEVIASNIADPALSLNWVANEILYMNADYLGKLFKKETGERFSAYVMKLRVEKAMEEIGRTEDVKVFELAERFGFGDNPQYFSQVFKKHTGYTPSDYKRSL from the coding sequence GTGCTGTTGGTAGACGATGAGCGTATTATTTTGGAAGGGATTTCACAAATTGTACCGTGGGCAAGCTCCGGGGCAGAGTTAATCGGGACAGCCAGAAATGGTCTGGAAGCGTTGACTTTCATAGAGGAACAACAGCCTGATATTATTATTTCAGATATCAAAATGCCAGGCATGGATGGTCTTCAGCTCGTAGAACGGGTGAAAGAGCTGTATCCTCAAATTGCCTTCATTTTGCTTTCTGGGTTTAGTGAATTTGACTATGCACGTACTGCGATGACTTATGGAGTCAAGCATTATTTGCTTAAGCCTTGTAATGAGACGAAGATTACGGAGGCGCTTACGGAGGTTATCGAAGAACTCCAATCGCAGCTCACGCAGCATCAATTCGTTCAAACGATTCAAAACGAGCTGACCAGAGTGCTGCCCCATGCGAAAGCGCAGTTTCTTAAAGAGCTGGTTACGAATAAAACATATGGCAAGCGCGATTGGGATACGTACCGCCGAATGTTTCATATTACGCATGAGACTTTGCCAATCAGGCTCATATTGATGCAGGTGGAAGGAATGTTCGAATACGAGCATATTTTTGCGCTGACGAACATTGCCGAGGAAAAGCTTGGCGAGGAGATCGTTCTGCTTAGCACAACGATTGGTCGTCACGTCCTGCTGCTTATTCAGGAAACGGAGCAGCAGGAGCAGCTGTTCGCTCGGCTATCAGGCATGAAGGGCACCTTCACTGATTTTTATAAGCTTGAAACGACGATTGCTGTCAGCGGCGCCGGGGAAATTACCGATGCTCGCAAAATGTACCGCGAGACGCTTGAATGTCTGAACTTCCGCTTTCATGTAGGGGAGGGGGCGATTATTACGCCGCAGGATCTTTCAACCGCTGCGGCGGAGCGGCTTTCGAGCTTTGACTATGACGAAGAACAGCTTGGCATGGAGCTTAAAGCGGGTAACTGGGAAGCAGCGAGCGAGGAATTGGGGCGTTTTTTTCAATTGCTGGCCGATCAGCGCATGGATACGGTGCTGACGAAATCATATGTCATTCCGTTCTTCGTTTCCATTGCTCGGCAAAGTGCACCAGAACGCTTAAACGATTATTTGCAAATGCTGGCACGACTTGACGAGCTGGAGACGTTGAAGGCTATTGAAGCTTTCGTGATTCAGGCGGCTAAAGACATCTGTGAGGCGAATTTTGACTCATTTTCCAGCAAGCAATCGACGGTTATTAAAAGAATGATTGAGGTCATCGCATCGAATATAGCTGATCCCGCATTATCACTCAACTGGGTAGCCAATGAAATTTTATATATGAATGCTGATTATTTAGGCAAGCTGTTCAAAAAAGAAACGGGCGAGCGTTTTTCAGCCTACGTCATGAAGCTGCGTGTGGAGAAGGCGATGGAGGAAATTGGGCGGACGGAGGACGTTAAAGTATTCGAGCTGGCCGAGCGTTTTGGCTTCGGTGACAACCCGCAATATTTTAGCCAAGTTTTTAAAAAACATACCGGGTACACGCCATCCGACTACAAGAGATCACTATAA
- a CDS encoding autorepressor SdpR family transcription factor encodes MNQAFKALSDPTRRTILDLLKERDLTAGEIAEHFQMTKPSISHHLSLLKQAELVSDERKGQHIYYSLNTTVFQDLLKWIASFQ; translated from the coding sequence ATTAACCAAGCGTTTAAGGCATTATCCGATCCGACGAGACGAACGATACTTGATTTATTGAAAGAGCGGGATTTGACAGCGGGAGAAATTGCTGAACATTTTCAAATGACTAAGCCGAGCATCTCCCATCACTTAAGCTTGCTTAAGCAGGCTGAGCTGGTGTCGGATGAGCGTAAAGGGCAGCATATCTACTACTCGCTAAATACGACTGTTTTTCAGGATTTGCTCAAATGGATTGCTTCGTTTCAATAA
- a CDS encoding TIGR01457 family HAD-type hydrolase: protein MGHNLPAMRGLLIDLDGTLYHGTRRIDGADALLRKLKELKLPYRFVTNNSSATPGDVAERLNRMDIPAEKQDVCTSAQAAAEYAASLKPGASVFVIGEAGLRAAIEEAGLRLTEEQPDFVIQGIDRELSYSRLSLAVRYIHGGAPFILTNPDLLLPSEGGLMPGAGSIGAMLQAAGGKEPIVIGKPSSILMDYSLKQLGLPAADTWVIGDNLATDIAAGRASGCGTLLVLTGLTTEKNYKHYSERAGCEPDKICRNLDELISYITETTDSCHRDSV from the coding sequence ATGGGACATAATTTGCCTGCCATGCGAGGCTTGCTCATCGATCTCGATGGCACGCTTTATCATGGAACGAGAAGAATTGATGGTGCAGATGCCTTACTGCGCAAGCTTAAAGAGCTGAAGCTTCCTTACCGCTTCGTTACGAACAATTCTTCGGCTACGCCGGGAGATGTAGCGGAGCGGTTAAACAGGATGGATATTCCGGCGGAGAAGCAGGATGTGTGTACTTCGGCGCAGGCTGCTGCTGAATATGCAGCCTCGCTAAAGCCGGGGGCTTCTGTATTTGTTATTGGGGAGGCAGGTCTGCGCGCGGCTATTGAAGAAGCGGGCTTGCGGCTAACGGAAGAACAGCCGGATTTCGTTATTCAAGGTATCGACCGCGAGCTAAGCTATTCGCGGCTTTCACTTGCGGTTCGCTATATTCATGGCGGTGCTCCATTTATTTTAACGAACCCGGATTTGCTGCTTCCTTCAGAGGGCGGTTTAATGCCGGGGGCTGGTTCAATTGGAGCGATGCTGCAAGCAGCAGGGGGCAAGGAGCCGATTGTCATTGGCAAGCCGTCCTCTATCTTGATGGATTATTCTTTAAAGCAATTGGGTCTTCCGGCTGCGGACACTTGGGTAATCGGCGACAATTTAGCTACGGACATTGCGGCTGGCCGTGCTTCGGGCTGTGGGACACTGCTCGTGTTAACAGGACTTACAACAGAGAAAAATTATAAGCACTATTCGGAACGCGCAGGCTGTGAACCGGATAAAATATGTAGAAATTTAGATGAACTGATCTCTTATATTACGGAAACTACGGACAGCTGTCATAGGGATAGCGTATAG
- a CDS encoding SAM-dependent methyltransferase, which produces MSRWIGTANQGYAVYAVEELRRLLGQLKVTQLAAGEVFLFESPLSREETLEAVQRQQPIFLRHLQPVDRVIETSGNADDLEELSRVVRNAQLSFVDKQVSIHLRKAKITDYPYSAADTKAVLDAVLEEIGAESARQKPDMIFAIYAAFGQLYVGFGTPGEMLSDWPGGAVRFQREEGQISRAKFKLLEAEREFGLNYETFQQALDIGAAPGGWTSLLLERGLRVTAVDPGELHPSLNGHYALTYHKRNAADVKLPAEAYDLLVCDMSWSPMQMSRLVLDLQQSLAREATAIITIKLMHRKPLQTIRDVSERLSSAFTIERAKQLFHNRDEITLYLKYRKA; this is translated from the coding sequence ATGAGCCGGTGGATTGGTACGGCTAATCAAGGATATGCTGTCTATGCGGTAGAAGAGCTGAGGCGTTTATTAGGCCAGCTGAAAGTGACACAGCTTGCGGCTGGTGAAGTGTTTTTATTTGAAAGCCCGCTTTCAAGGGAAGAAACCTTGGAAGCGGTTCAGCGGCAGCAGCCGATTTTTTTGCGGCATTTGCAGCCGGTTGACCGTGTCATTGAGACAAGCGGCAATGCGGATGATTTGGAAGAGCTGTCCAGAGTTGTGCGGAATGCACAGCTTTCTTTTGTGGACAAGCAGGTATCCATTCATTTGCGCAAGGCGAAAATAACCGACTACCCGTATTCTGCAGCGGATACGAAAGCGGTGCTGGATGCGGTACTCGAAGAAATCGGTGCCGAATCCGCCAGACAAAAGCCAGATATGATTTTTGCGATATATGCAGCATTCGGGCAGCTTTATGTAGGCTTTGGCACACCAGGCGAGATGTTGTCTGATTGGCCGGGTGGCGCGGTGCGTTTTCAACGGGAGGAAGGGCAAATTTCCCGTGCAAAGTTCAAGCTGCTTGAAGCGGAGCGGGAGTTTGGCTTGAATTATGAAACATTCCAGCAAGCGCTGGATATAGGTGCAGCACCAGGAGGCTGGACATCGCTGCTGCTGGAGCGTGGCCTTCGAGTAACGGCCGTCGACCCTGGCGAGCTGCATCCTTCGTTGAATGGACATTACGCTTTGACCTATCATAAGCGTAATGCAGCGGATGTGAAGCTGCCCGCCGAAGCCTATGATTTGCTCGTCTGCGATATGAGCTGGAGTCCGATGCAAATGAGCAGGCTCGTGCTTGACCTCCAGCAGTCATTGGCTCGTGAAGCTACAGCGATTATTACAATTAAGCTTATGCACCGCAAGCCGCTGCAAACGATTCGAGATGTGTCAGAGCGGCTCAGCTCCGCTTTTACAATTGAGAGGGCAAAGCAGTTGTTCCACAATCGCGACGAAATTACACTGTATTTAAAATATCGTAAGGCCTAG
- a CDS encoding DEAD/DEAH box helicase: MNRWTGKTSGLEEWLELLKHDQDIMDNITHWRTIPPREASTATLPADLHPKLAEALRTKGINELYTHQETAYRFVREGHSIVAVTPTASGKTLCYNLPVLQSLLEDDEGRALYLFPTKALAQDQVAELQALANLMDVDLKTNTYDGDTPPTARQIIRNAGHIVVTNPDMLHSAILPHHTKWVKLFENIKYIVIDELHAYRGVFGSHVANVIRRLKRICRFYGSNPQFICASATIDNPAEHAAKLIGEPVQLVDNNGAPTGEKHFIFYNPPVVNRQLGIRRSSVLETRKLAGLLLRQGVQTIVFARSRVRVELLLTYLQDIIKDKLEAKTIRGYRGGYLPKLRREIERGLRSGEIRGVVSTNALELGIDIGQLQACVLNGYPGTVASTWQQSGRAGRRQGSAVTFLVASSNPLDQYMIQNPDFFFNRPPERALIHPDNLLVLIDHVKCAAYELPFEEGEKFGEESLADMMEFLTEEKVLHRAGSRWYWMEQSFPAHNISLRSAAQENFVIIDMTEGSRVLGEVDRFSAPTLIHEEAIYIHEGVQYQVEKLDYPEKKAYVRKVDVDYYTDANLAVELKVLYVDKERESGELTRQYGELALNAKATIFKKIRLRSHENIGSGPIHLPEEELHTSGYWFSFSEEAAARKSKNEMQYALLGIANVLVHIAPLYLMCDPYDIRVVPQVKAVHTQKPTIYFYDRYPGGIGLSERLFEVHDELIRQAKSLIRGCTCLSGCPACVGPIEEVGLLGKEQALKLLEEAEGNI; this comes from the coding sequence ATGAACCGCTGGACGGGAAAGACCTCGGGACTCGAGGAATGGCTGGAGCTGCTGAAGCACGATCAAGATATTATGGACAATATCACCCATTGGCGGACGATTCCCCCGCGCGAGGCTAGTACCGCGACATTGCCTGCGGATCTGCATCCGAAGCTTGCGGAAGCGCTGCGCACAAAGGGGATTAATGAACTATATACCCATCAGGAGACGGCTTATCGGTTCGTTCGAGAAGGCCATAGCATTGTAGCGGTTACCCCGACTGCCTCAGGCAAAACGTTATGCTATAATTTGCCGGTGCTCCAGTCATTATTGGAAGATGATGAAGGACGAGCGCTATATTTATTTCCGACGAAGGCGCTGGCTCAGGATCAGGTGGCTGAGCTTCAGGCGCTTGCCAATCTGATGGACGTTGATCTCAAGACGAATACATACGATGGGGATACCCCTCCAACGGCGAGGCAAATCATTCGCAACGCTGGACATATCGTCGTGACGAATCCGGACATGCTGCATTCGGCGATTTTGCCGCATCATACGAAATGGGTTAAGCTGTTTGAAAATATTAAGTATATCGTGATTGATGAGCTTCACGCATACAGAGGCGTGTTTGGAAGTCACGTTGCCAACGTGATCCGCAGGCTCAAAAGAATTTGCCGATTTTACGGGTCTAATCCGCAATTTATTTGCGCTTCAGCGACCATTGACAATCCTGCCGAGCATGCGGCCAAGCTAATAGGCGAGCCTGTGCAGCTCGTAGATAATAATGGTGCGCCAACGGGCGAAAAGCATTTTATATTTTATAATCCGCCTGTTGTGAACAGGCAGCTTGGCATTCGCCGCAGCAGTGTGCTGGAGACGAGGAAGCTGGCGGGCTTGCTGCTGCGCCAAGGCGTGCAGACGATTGTATTCGCCCGCAGTCGGGTGCGTGTGGAGCTGCTATTGACCTATTTGCAGGACATTATAAAAGACAAGCTTGAGGCGAAAACCATCCGCGGCTATCGCGGTGGATATTTGCCTAAGCTGCGCCGGGAAATCGAACGCGGTCTGCGCAGCGGGGAAATCCGCGGCGTCGTTAGCACGAATGCGCTGGAGCTCGGTATTGATATTGGGCAGCTGCAAGCTTGCGTGCTGAACGGTTATCCGGGCACAGTAGCAAGCACCTGGCAGCAATCGGGACGTGCGGGACGACGCCAGGGCAGCGCGGTTACTTTTTTAGTGGCGAGCAGCAATCCTTTGGATCAATATATGATTCAAAATCCTGACTTTTTTTTCAATCGGCCGCCGGAGCGTGCACTTATTCATCCTGATAATTTACTTGTGCTCATTGACCATGTGAAATGTGCGGCATACGAGCTTCCTTTTGAAGAGGGCGAGAAATTTGGGGAGGAGTCGCTTGCGGACATGATGGAGTTTTTAACGGAGGAAAAGGTGCTGCACCGTGCAGGCAGCCGCTGGTACTGGATGGAGCAATCGTTTCCCGCCCATAACATTTCGCTGCGCTCCGCGGCGCAGGAAAATTTTGTTATCATTGATATGACGGAGGGCAGCCGCGTACTCGGTGAAGTCGATCGATTCAGCGCTCCGACGCTTATTCACGAAGAAGCGATATACATTCATGAGGGCGTGCAGTATCAAGTAGAGAAGCTGGATTACCCCGAGAAGAAAGCTTATGTGCGCAAAGTCGATGTCGATTATTACACGGATGCGAATCTCGCAGTTGAGCTGAAGGTGCTATACGTAGACAAAGAGCGCGAATCGGGCGAGCTCACGCGGCAATACGGCGAGCTGGCGCTGAATGCGAAGGCGACGATTTTCAAAAAAATTCGGCTGCGAAGCCATGAAAATATTGGCTCAGGCCCTATTCATTTACCAGAGGAGGAGCTGCATACGAGCGGCTACTGGTTCTCGTTTAGCGAAGAGGCTGCCGCGCGCAAAAGCAAAAATGAAATGCAATACGCCTTACTGGGCATTGCGAATGTATTGGTTCATATTGCACCGCTTTATCTAATGTGCGATCCCTATGATATTCGCGTCGTGCCGCAGGTGAAGGCTGTGCATACACAGAAGCCGACGATTTATTTTTATGACAGGTATCCAGGCGGTATCGGCCTTAGCGAGAGATTGTTTGAGGTGCATGATGAACTGATCCGGCAGGCAAAGTCGCTCATTCGCGGCTGTACTTGCTTGAGCGGCTGCCCTGCTTGTGTCGGACCCATTGAAGAGGTCGGACTGCTGGGCAAGGAGCAGGCACTTAAGCTTCTGGAGGAAGCGGAGGGAAATATATGA